From a single Phacochoerus africanus isolate WHEZ1 chromosome 11, ROS_Pafr_v1, whole genome shotgun sequence genomic region:
- the FAM72A gene encoding protein FAM72A isoform X2: MSTSCCSFKDRRVSILCCKFCKQVLSYRGMKAVLLGDTEIDLFSTDIPPTNAVDFIGRCYFTEICKCKLKDIACLKWRKLPTLGQLARDRREYR; encoded by the exons ATGTCTACCAGCTGTTGTAGTTTCAAGGACCGCCGCGTGTCCATCCTGTGTTGCAAATTCTGTAAACAAGTGCTCAGCTATAGAGGAATGAAGGCTGTTTTGCTGGGCGACACTGAAATAGACCTTTTCTCTACAGACATCCCTCCTACCAA TGCAGTGGACTTCATTGGAAGATGCTATTTCACTGAAATCTGCAAATGTAAACTGAAGGACATCGcatgtttaaaatg gcgtAAACTTCCTACTTTGGGGCAACTTGCCAGAGATAGAAGAGAGTACAGATGA
- the FAM72A gene encoding protein FAM72A isoform X1 produces the protein MSTSCCSFKDRRVSILCCKFCKQVLSYRGMKAVLLGDTEIDLFSTDIPPTNAVDFIGRCYFTEICKCKLKDIACLKCGNIVGYHVIVPCCSCLLSCNNGHFWIFHSQAVYGINRLDSTGVNFLLWGNLPEIEESTDEDMLDISAEECIR, from the exons ATGTCTACCAGCTGTTGTAGTTTCAAGGACCGCCGCGTGTCCATCCTGTGTTGCAAATTCTGTAAACAAGTGCTCAGCTATAGAGGAATGAAGGCTGTTTTGCTGGGCGACACTGAAATAGACCTTTTCTCTACAGACATCCCTCCTACCAA TGCAGTGGACTTCATTGGAAGATGCTATTTCACTGAAATCTGCAAATGTAAACTGAAGGACATCGcatgtttaaaatg tggGAATATTGTAGGTTATCATGTGATTGTTCCGTGTTgttcctgccttctttcctgcAACAATGGAcacttctggatatttcacaGCCAGGCGGTTTATGGTATTAACAGACTCGACTCTACTG gcgtAAACTTCCTACTTTGGGGCAACTTGCCAGAGATAGAAGAGAGTACAGATGAAGACATGTTAGATATCTCAGCAGAGGAGTGTATTAGATGA